CAACGCCCACCGAATCAATCGAGAGACAGACACCAATCCAGTGAACCCACCAAGCACGAACACGAGGACCTCAACTCCGGGTTCGGTCAGACGAGCAAGCGACCCGCCCAACAAGACCGCAATTAGTGCATCGATGAACCCGCTCAGACTGGTCGCCATCCGCGTGTACTGACCCAGTATCACCAGTAGCAAGGACCCAGAGATGCCGGGGAGTATCATCGCACTCACGGCGACTGCTCCCGCGATGAACACCGTTCCCAGCCCGCCACCACCCAACAGCGCGGGCGTCCCCGACAGCATAAAGGCGAGGATAAATCCGAGTCCACCCGCAGCGGCCTGCACTGGTGTTTGGATGCGAAGGGTTCGAAGCAAGATGAGTGCGGAGGCGGCGATGAGGCCGAAAAAGAACCCGTATAAGAGCGCAGGATACGCCTCGCTTGCGTGATGGACGAGGCGAGTCACCACGACGATGGCGGTGGCCATCCCCGCACCGAGCACGAGGACGAAGCCGGCATCCACCTCGTCAGCGAGCGCACGAATTCTGTTGAAAACCCCCTCGCGCTGCGTATGTGGTTGAAGGAGCGTGTGAAAATGGGTTAG
This sequence is a window from Haladaptatus sp. QDMS2. Protein-coding genes within it:
- a CDS encoding DUF368 domain-containing protein, which gives rise to MVSDSPNTETRTLTESSQTSPEWRRTYAIGLCMGIADALPGVSGGTVALIAGIYERLITAISSLSLTHFHTLLQPHTQREGVFNRIRALADEVDAGFVLVLGAGMATAIVVVTRLVHHASEAYPALLYGFFFGLIAASALILLRTLRIQTPVQAAAGGLGFILAFMLSGTPALLGGGGLGTVFIAGAVAVSAMILPGISGSLLLVILGQYTRMATSLSGFIDALIAVLLGGSLARLTEPGVEVLVFVLGGFTGLVSVSRLIRWALAAHRRGTLAFLVMMVVGALRAPVARVAETVGFSPAIGVVFVGSAVVGVGIVLVLDWYVVDLDFDSL